A stretch of Desulfotalea psychrophila LSv54 DNA encodes these proteins:
- a CDS encoding DUF448 domain-containing protein, whose product MVVRTCVSCGVKQEKQTLRRFVWRGEAPFFDEKAVLEGRGAYCCDKDNCSEQLMKQQRRWKRIFRL is encoded by the coding sequence ATGGTTGTGCGAACCTGCGTGAGTTGCGGTGTAAAACAGGAAAAGCAGACTTTGCGACGATTTGTGTGGCGTGGTGAGGCACCTTTTTTTGACGAAAAGGCTGTGCTGGAAGGGCGTGGAGCATACTGTTGTGATAAGGATAACTGTTCTGAACAGTTGATGAAACAGCAGAGGAGATGGAAAAGGATTTTTCGCCTGTAG
- the infB gene encoding translation initiation factor IF-2: protein MSRIRIYELAKEAGMSGKAFADKLIKKGYQIKGHSSTVDDATADEIRRTFLGTKESGQDTGQATNEAAAAHRPTTVIGGKKVDEPVVPEKIVEEVQAVSVEVPKEVVAEEVKKSEPVKAEKSEPVIQEVAPVVEELVTNKEAPTAPLEREEESQLKAQKPTIEKEESAAVAKPEVVSAGSNEKKAGAPEIKRAEHTETVEKSKTAVDSKKVATPASTDKKVKPAQQPYRSGGVRVIGRVELPIQREEPSRPRRKPTRPPVNRSPRPSTPSPNRSAGGPPKPAAPATPAQDDSRNRKKKGRRDEKPAERDSRPKAKGKKGVKFTHFGTDYQNRGRRPRRGKRDAQTLPPSEMKASKKHVKVYDTITVGDLAGRMKVKASDVIGKLMGLGLMATINQSVDIDTATLIATEYGYEVDQGITDELGIQLLTEAEEGGIEVGRCPVVTVMGHVDHGKTSILDAIRKTDVADGEAGGITQHIGAYHVKAASGDVTFVDTPGHAAFTEMRSRGAQVTDIVILVVAADDGVMDQTREAIRHSQAANVPIIVAVNKIDKDNADVERVKRELAELDLSPEEWGGTTMYCETSAKQQIGIDELMESVQLAAEMLELKANPDRKVIGRVLEAQLDKGRGPVATILVQAGTLAKGDHFVVGQHSGKVRAMLDYRGRSLAEAGPSIPVEVQGLSGVPSAGDEFVVVTDEKMAKAVSHDRAMKAREAELGASTKISLDKLFEQMSEGEVRELRVVLRADVQGTLEAFAKAAADLSTKAIKVRLLHEGTGTITDSDILLASASDAIIIGFNVRPSAKVKALADKEHVDVRSYDVIYHALDDIRDAMVGMLDPTFEEEIIGDAEVRDIFSVPKIGVIGGCYVTSGKIQRNAGVRVLREGVVLYTGKIGSLRRFKDDAKEVASGYECGIGVENFNNIKIGDVLEAFIMNEVAATLGE, encoded by the coding sequence ATGAGCAGGATTAGGATTTACGAGTTGGCCAAAGAGGCAGGGATGAGCGGTAAAGCATTTGCTGATAAGCTGATCAAAAAGGGGTATCAAATCAAAGGTCATAGCTCCACCGTAGATGATGCTACCGCCGATGAGATTCGACGTACCTTCCTTGGCACAAAAGAGTCTGGGCAAGACACAGGGCAGGCGACAAATGAAGCTGCAGCCGCGCATCGACCTACCACTGTAATTGGGGGTAAGAAAGTAGATGAACCTGTCGTGCCAGAAAAAATTGTAGAAGAGGTACAGGCGGTAAGCGTCGAGGTACCTAAAGAAGTGGTGGCTGAAGAGGTAAAAAAATCGGAGCCTGTTAAGGCCGAGAAGAGTGAACCTGTGATACAAGAAGTTGCCCCGGTTGTAGAGGAACTCGTTACTAACAAAGAGGCTCCTACCGCCCCCTTAGAGAGAGAGGAAGAGTCTCAGTTGAAAGCACAGAAACCAACCATTGAGAAAGAAGAAAGTGCTGCTGTTGCTAAGCCAGAGGTAGTGAGTGCTGGCAGTAACGAGAAAAAAGCAGGTGCCCCAGAAATAAAACGAGCAGAACATACGGAAACCGTGGAAAAAAGCAAAACAGCAGTAGACAGTAAAAAGGTAGCAACACCTGCCAGTACTGATAAAAAAGTTAAACCCGCTCAACAGCCATATCGAAGTGGAGGTGTCCGTGTTATTGGTCGGGTAGAGTTGCCTATTCAGAGAGAAGAGCCTTCTCGCCCTCGCAGAAAGCCAACCAGGCCACCGGTTAATAGAAGCCCACGTCCAAGTACTCCGTCACCTAATCGTAGTGCAGGCGGACCTCCTAAGCCAGCGGCACCTGCTACACCTGCTCAGGATGACAGTCGTAACAGAAAGAAGAAGGGCCGTCGTGATGAGAAGCCTGCAGAGCGTGATAGCCGTCCAAAGGCTAAGGGGAAAAAAGGTGTAAAATTTACCCACTTCGGAACCGATTATCAGAACCGTGGTAGACGTCCGAGAAGAGGTAAGCGTGATGCTCAGACTTTACCACCATCGGAGATGAAGGCGAGTAAGAAGCATGTTAAGGTATATGACACCATCACCGTAGGTGATCTTGCCGGTCGTATGAAGGTTAAGGCAAGTGATGTGATCGGTAAATTGATGGGACTTGGGCTTATGGCCACCATCAACCAGTCTGTTGATATCGATACTGCGACCCTTATTGCAACCGAATATGGCTATGAGGTAGATCAGGGTATTACCGATGAGCTTGGTATTCAACTTCTTACCGAAGCAGAAGAGGGTGGTATAGAGGTAGGACGTTGTCCTGTTGTTACCGTTATGGGTCATGTTGATCACGGTAAGACCTCTATTCTGGATGCTATTCGTAAAACCGATGTAGCAGATGGTGAAGCAGGTGGTATTACCCAGCATATCGGTGCCTACCATGTAAAAGCTGCCTCAGGAGATGTTACCTTTGTTGATACTCCGGGCCATGCTGCCTTTACAGAAATGCGTTCTCGTGGTGCCCAGGTAACAGATATTGTTATCCTTGTGGTAGCTGCAGATGATGGCGTTATGGACCAGACCCGTGAGGCGATTCGTCACTCTCAGGCTGCCAATGTGCCAATCATTGTTGCTGTAAATAAAATTGATAAAGACAATGCTGATGTTGAGCGTGTTAAGCGTGAACTTGCAGAGTTGGATCTCTCCCCGGAAGAGTGGGGTGGAACCACCATGTATTGCGAGACTTCAGCTAAGCAGCAGATCGGCATTGATGAGCTGATGGAGTCTGTCCAGCTTGCGGCAGAGATGCTCGAGTTGAAGGCCAATCCTGATCGTAAGGTGATCGGACGTGTACTTGAGGCTCAACTGGATAAGGGTCGTGGTCCTGTTGCAACCATCCTCGTTCAGGCAGGAACCCTTGCCAAGGGCGATCACTTTGTTGTTGGTCAGCACAGTGGTAAAGTACGTGCCATGCTCGACTATCGGGGACGTTCACTTGCTGAAGCAGGTCCTTCTATCCCTGTAGAAGTACAAGGTCTCTCTGGTGTACCTTCCGCCGGTGATGAGTTTGTCGTGGTTACCGATGAGAAGATGGCTAAGGCCGTTAGTCATGATCGTGCCATGAAGGCGCGTGAGGCTGAGCTTGGTGCAAGTACCAAAATCTCTCTTGATAAGCTCTTTGAGCAGATGAGTGAGGGAGAGGTTCGTGAACTTCGCGTTGTTCTTCGTGCCGATGTTCAGGGAACACTTGAAGCCTTTGCTAAGGCTGCAGCTGATCTCTCCACCAAGGCAATTAAGGTACGTTTGCTTCATGAGGGAACTGGTACCATTACAGATTCAGATATCCTTCTCGCCTCGGCCTCCGACGCTATTATCATTGGTTTCAATGTGCGGCCGTCAGCTAAGGTGAAAGCGCTTGCCGATAAGGAACATGTTGATGTTCGTTCCTACGACGTTATCTATCATGCCCTCGATGATATCCGTGATGCAATGGTGGGTATGCTTGATCCGACCTTTGAAGAAGAGATTATCGGTGATGCAGAGGTTCGTGATATCTTTAGTGTTCCAAAGATTGGTGTTATTGGTGGTTGTTATGTTACCAGTGGCAAGATCCAACGTAATGCTGGTGTTCGCGTCCTTCGTGAAGGCGTGGTTCTCTACACAGGTAAGATTGGTTCTCTGCGACGATTCAAAGACGATGCCAAGGAAGTTGCTTCGGGTTATGAGTGTGGTATTGGCG
- the nusA gene encoding transcription termination factor NusA, with translation MLSDLKRIIDQISRDRGIDKGILVSAIEEAVESAAKKKFGSRRDIEVRYNEEYGEVDVFQFRTVVEEIEDEQTEIALEDARILDPAVQLGDDLGEKMSNITDLGRIAAQSAKQVIINRMKDAERDVIYDMYKDRVGEVVSGIVQRFERGNMVVNLGRTDAILPKEHQIPKRTFKQGDRIRAYLLEVRQTSRDCQLILSRTCDEFLEKLFQMEVPEMSEGIVRVLGVSREPGFRAKIAVSSSESDVDPVGACVGMKGSRVQNVVQELQGERIDIVTWSPDIAKYVYNALAPAHVSMVRNDEERNSLLVVVPNDQLSLAIGRQGQNVRLASRLLGCRIDVKSEQRYANLQDPGYQSLLKIHGIDEGLADQLWARGIVSTAVLAQTEIADLTVLRAINEEFAAALVKDAQANPFVAEETEISSVEASEAENINADTVDAESSEEAVVVEEITDNAEAGQDPEEPTTQQQ, from the coding sequence ATGCTGTCGGATTTAAAACGCATAATTGACCAAATTAGTAGAGATCGTGGAATTGATAAGGGAATATTGGTCAGCGCTATAGAAGAAGCTGTTGAGTCTGCTGCTAAAAAGAAATTTGGTAGCCGTCGTGACATAGAAGTTCGCTATAATGAAGAGTATGGCGAGGTTGATGTCTTTCAATTTAGAACCGTGGTTGAAGAAATAGAGGATGAGCAGACAGAGATTGCTCTTGAAGACGCTCGGATTCTTGATCCAGCCGTTCAGTTGGGAGATGATCTTGGCGAAAAAATGTCCAATATCACTGATCTTGGTCGTATCGCTGCTCAATCGGCAAAACAGGTTATTATTAACCGCATGAAAGATGCCGAACGAGATGTTATTTATGACATGTATAAGGATCGTGTTGGCGAGGTTGTCAGTGGTATCGTTCAGCGTTTTGAACGCGGCAATATGGTTGTTAACCTGGGTCGCACCGATGCTATTTTGCCAAAAGAACATCAGATTCCTAAGCGAACCTTTAAGCAGGGTGATCGTATTCGTGCTTATCTGCTTGAGGTCCGTCAGACCAGTCGCGATTGTCAGCTGATTCTTTCTCGTACATGTGATGAGTTCTTAGAAAAACTCTTTCAGATGGAAGTACCTGAGATGAGTGAGGGCATTGTTCGTGTTCTGGGTGTGAGTCGTGAGCCTGGTTTTCGGGCAAAAATTGCGGTGAGCTCTTCGGAAAGTGATGTCGATCCAGTAGGTGCCTGTGTTGGTATGAAGGGTTCTCGTGTGCAGAATGTTGTACAGGAATTGCAGGGAGAACGTATTGATATTGTTACTTGGAGTCCAGATATTGCCAAGTATGTTTACAATGCCTTAGCGCCAGCGCATGTAAGTATGGTACGTAATGACGAAGAGAGAAACTCATTGCTTGTTGTTGTGCCAAATGACCAACTTTCTTTGGCCATCGGTAGACAGGGCCAGAATGTACGTTTAGCCTCAAGGTTGCTTGGTTGTCGTATTGATGTAAAGAGCGAGCAACGCTATGCTAATTTGCAGGATCCTGGATACCAAAGTTTACTTAAAATTCACGGTATAGATGAAGGTCTTGCCGATCAGCTCTGGGCAAGAGGTATTGTTTCAACGGCTGTTCTTGCGCAGACTGAGATTGCTGATCTTACCGTTTTACGAGCTATAAATGAGGAGTTTGCGGCCGCTCTTGTTAAGGATGCGCAGGCAAATCCATTTGTAGCAGAGGAAACAGAGATAAGTTCTGTAGAGGCGAGTGAGGCTGAGAATATAAATGCTGATACTGTAGATGCTGAATCTTCTGAAGAGGCTGTTGTGGTTGAAGAGATCACAGATAATGCTGAAGCAGGACAGGATCCAGAAGAACCAACAACTCAGCAACAATAG
- a CDS encoding ribosome maturation factor RimP yields the protein MSEAAVEKIEGYVASVLQSMDVELVDIQFRCEGHGWVLRLFIDVEGGVTLDLCAQVSREVGQYLDVEDVIEQAYHLEVSSPGVERPLKSLANFERFAGKKARIKLHEPLNGEKTFEGIIGPVEDGEVSLLVDGKIAVKCGIEQLNKARLVL from the coding sequence TTGAGCGAGGCAGCTGTAGAGAAAATAGAAGGCTATGTTGCATCCGTGTTGCAGTCCATGGATGTAGAGCTTGTTGACATACAATTTAGATGTGAAGGACATGGCTGGGTTTTGCGTCTGTTTATTGACGTAGAAGGTGGCGTGACACTTGATCTATGCGCCCAGGTAAGTCGGGAAGTTGGCCAATACCTAGACGTTGAAGACGTCATAGAACAAGCTTACCACCTAGAGGTTTCTTCTCCTGGTGTGGAGCGTCCTTTGAAATCTTTAGCTAACTTTGAAAGATTTGCGGGTAAAAAAGCTCGTATAAAATTGCACGAACCTCTTAATGGCGAAAAGACCTTTGAGGGAATAATCGGTCCTGTCGAGGATGGAGAAGTATCTCTGCTTGTTGACGGAAAAATTGCTGTGAAGTGTGGGATCGAGCAACTGAATAAGGCAAGATTGGTATTGTAA